From the Apis cerana isolate GH-2021 linkage group LG3, AcerK_1.0, whole genome shotgun sequence genome, one window contains:
- the LOC107997120 gene encoding histone-lysine N-methyltransferase SMYD3 isoform X1: protein MSESENFIKKGTTLFTAKPFAYVLYSKYRNERCDYCFKSGKLFRCSVCKCIYYCNQSCQQMSWTIHSKECASLKRFSSKVIPDVARLMARIIIKLNQGGGEEIGYYSKTKYRKFKDLMSHYSDIKKDEKKMEHFVCVCGVLYEFLGDMSIPNSAELMGIYGRIYINSFNISDLDMNNIGAGIYLGPSILDHSCKPNAVATFEGTTIIIRTTEDLPCLDLSQIRISYIDVIKTTKDRREELQSSYYFWCNCKKCEESEPMVEAAACPNKFCTYPCSLDADMCENCNTKFPENFKETFYEISDLTAYHLQNMKNIAYLDVSTMCLKKQEGVLHPLNIQHVQTLQSAFDSSLTLQHWEEAESYAKRLINGYLTYYGEFHPSTGILYLSIGKLQVYLKKLKQAIETLRKASAILTITHGEQHTVIEHNLKPLLYQATVEEFNES, encoded by the exons ATGAgtgaaagtgaaaattttattaaaaaaggcaCCACTCTTTTTACTGCTAAACCATTTGCTTATGtcctttattcaaaatatagaaatgaacGATgtgattattgttttaaaag tgGAAAACTTTTTAGATGTTCTGTttgtaaatgtatttattactgTAATCAATCTTGTCAACAAATGTCTTGGACTATACATAGTAAAGAATGTGCAAgcttaaaaagattttcatcAAAAGTTATACCAGATGTTGCAAGATTAATGGcacgtataattataaaattaaatcaaggtGGAGGTGAAGAAATAGGATATTATAGTAAAACTAAATATAGGAAATTTAAGGACTTAATGTCTC attattctgatataaaaaaagatgaaaaaaaaatggaacattttgtatgtgtatgtggtgttttatatgaatttcttgGAGATATGTCTATACCAAATTCTGCAGAATTAATGGGTATTTATGgcagaatttatattaattcttttaatatatctgatttggatatgaataatattggtGCTGGTATTTATTTGGGACCTTCTATTTTGGACCATAGTTGCAAACCTAATGCTGTAGCAACCTTTGAGGGGACaactataattattagaaCAACAGAAGATCTTCCTTGTTTAGATTTATCTCAG ATAAGAATATCATACATTGATGTAATTAAAACAACAAAAGACAGACGTGAAGAACTACAaagttcatattatttttggtgtaattgtaaaaaatgtgaAGAATCAGAACCAATGGTGGAAGCAGCAGCATgtccaaataaattttgtacatatCCTTGTTCTCTTGATGCTGATATGTGtgaaaattgtaatacaaaattccctgaaaattttaaggagactttttatgaaatatctgATTTGACTGCATATCATTTGcaaaacatgaaaaatattgcct atttggaTGTAAGCACAATGTGTCTAAAAAAACAAGAAGGTGTTTTACACCCTCTTAATATACAGCATGTACAAACTTTACAAAGTGCTTTTGATTCCTCTCTAACTTTGCAACATTGGGAGGAAGCTGAATCTTATGCTAAGAGACTTATTAATGGCTATTT GACATACTATGGAGAATTTCATCCATCAACTggaatcttatatttatcaataggAAAACTTcaggtatatttaaaaaagctaAAACAAGCTATTGAAACATTAAGAAAAGCTAGtgcaatattaacaataacacATGGAGAACAACATACTGTAATTGAACATAATTTGAAACCACTTCTTTACCAAGCCACTGTAGAAGAATTCAAtgaatcataa
- the LOC107997120 gene encoding histone-lysine N-methyltransferase SMYD3 isoform X2, translated as MSWTIHSKECASLKRFSSKVIPDVARLMARIIIKLNQGGGEEIGYYSKTKYRKFKDLMSHYSDIKKDEKKMEHFVCVCGVLYEFLGDMSIPNSAELMGIYGRIYINSFNISDLDMNNIGAGIYLGPSILDHSCKPNAVATFEGTTIIIRTTEDLPCLDLSQIRISYIDVIKTTKDRREELQSSYYFWCNCKKCEESEPMVEAAACPNKFCTYPCSLDADMCENCNTKFPENFKETFYEISDLTAYHLQNMKNIAYLDVSTMCLKKQEGVLHPLNIQHVQTLQSAFDSSLTLQHWEEAESYAKRLINGYLTYYGEFHPSTGILYLSIGKLQVYLKKLKQAIETLRKASAILTITHGEQHTVIEHNLKPLLYQATVEEFNES; from the exons ATGTCTTGGACTATACATAGTAAAGAATGTGCAAgcttaaaaagattttcatcAAAAGTTATACCAGATGTTGCAAGATTAATGGcacgtataattataaaattaaatcaaggtGGAGGTGAAGAAATAGGATATTATAGTAAAACTAAATATAGGAAATTTAAGGACTTAATGTCTC attattctgatataaaaaaagatgaaaaaaaaatggaacattttgtatgtgtatgtggtgttttatatgaatttcttgGAGATATGTCTATACCAAATTCTGCAGAATTAATGGGTATTTATGgcagaatttatattaattcttttaatatatctgatttggatatgaataatattggtGCTGGTATTTATTTGGGACCTTCTATTTTGGACCATAGTTGCAAACCTAATGCTGTAGCAACCTTTGAGGGGACaactataattattagaaCAACAGAAGATCTTCCTTGTTTAGATTTATCTCAG ATAAGAATATCATACATTGATGTAATTAAAACAACAAAAGACAGACGTGAAGAACTACAaagttcatattatttttggtgtaattgtaaaaaatgtgaAGAATCAGAACCAATGGTGGAAGCAGCAGCATgtccaaataaattttgtacatatCCTTGTTCTCTTGATGCTGATATGTGtgaaaattgtaatacaaaattccctgaaaattttaaggagactttttatgaaatatctgATTTGACTGCATATCATTTGcaaaacatgaaaaatattgcct atttggaTGTAAGCACAATGTGTCTAAAAAAACAAGAAGGTGTTTTACACCCTCTTAATATACAGCATGTACAAACTTTACAAAGTGCTTTTGATTCCTCTCTAACTTTGCAACATTGGGAGGAAGCTGAATCTTATGCTAAGAGACTTATTAATGGCTATTT GACATACTATGGAGAATTTCATCCATCAACTggaatcttatatttatcaataggAAAACTTcaggtatatttaaaaaagctaAAACAAGCTATTGAAACATTAAGAAAAGCTAGtgcaatattaacaataacacATGGAGAACAACATACTGTAATTGAACATAATTTGAAACCACTTCTTTACCAAGCCACTGTAGAAGAATTCAAtgaatcataa